One Streptomyces sp. L2 genomic window carries:
- a CDS encoding 2Fe-2S iron-sulfur cluster-binding protein, whose product MTAIPIGVPRRLVEFTLDGRETRVPEGSTVLDACRAAGTDVPTLCEGDTLRPKNACRVCVVEVEGSRTLQPACSRRAEPGMVVRTDTERTRHSRKVVLELLASSVDLSTTPRVAGWIKEYEAKPDRFGPDAARLNEEPRVDNELYVRDYGKCILCYKCVDACGDQWQNTFAIAVAGRGFDARIAVEHDAPLTDSACVYCGNCVEVCPTGALSFKSEFDMRAAGTWDESKQTETTTVCAYCGVGCNLTLHVQDNEIVKVTSPHDSPVTHGNLCIKGRFGYQHVQNRG is encoded by the coding sequence ATGACCGCGATACCGATCGGAGTGCCGCGCCGGCTGGTCGAGTTCACGCTCGACGGGCGGGAGACGAGGGTTCCGGAGGGCTCCACCGTGCTGGACGCCTGCCGGGCCGCCGGCACGGATGTGCCCACGCTGTGCGAGGGCGACACGCTGCGTCCGAAGAACGCCTGCCGGGTGTGCGTGGTGGAGGTGGAGGGGTCCCGGACGCTGCAGCCGGCCTGCTCGCGCCGGGCCGAGCCCGGCATGGTGGTGCGTACGGACACCGAGCGCACCCGGCACAGCCGCAAGGTGGTCCTGGAGCTGCTCGCCTCCTCGGTCGATCTGTCGACGACGCCGCGGGTGGCCGGCTGGATCAAGGAGTACGAGGCGAAGCCGGACCGGTTCGGCCCGGACGCGGCCCGGCTGAACGAGGAGCCGAGGGTCGACAACGAGCTGTACGTCCGCGACTACGGCAAGTGCATCCTGTGCTACAAGTGCGTCGACGCCTGCGGCGACCAGTGGCAGAACACGTTCGCGATCGCGGTCGCCGGGCGCGGCTTCGACGCCCGGATCGCCGTGGAGCACGACGCGCCGCTGACCGACTCGGCCTGTGTGTACTGCGGGAACTGTGTGGAGGTGTGCCCGACGGGGGCGCTGTCGTTCAAGTCGGAGTTCGACATGCGGGCGGCGGGTACGTGGGACGAGTCGAAGCAGACGGAGACGACGACGGTGTGCGCGTACTGCGGAGTGGGCTGCAACCTCACGCTGCACGTGCAGGACAATGAGATCGTGAAGGTCACCTCGCCGCACGACAGCCCGGTGACCCACGGCAATCTCTGCATCAAGGGCCGTTTCGGCTACCAGCACGTACAGAACCGGGGCTGA
- the fdhD gene encoding formate dehydrogenase accessory sulfurtransferase FdhD, which produces MGRVTERRKVLRVRDGAVSTRPDTLVAEEPLEIRLGGRPLAITMRTPGDDFALAAGFLVSEGVLASASDLQNIVYCAGATADGANTYNVVDVRTAPDVPLPDFTLERNVYTSSSCGLCGKASLDAVRTTARWPIADTPPLRVTPELLSSLPDRLRAAQRVFDRTGGLHAAALFTEDGELLDIREDVGRHNAVDKLVGRALQNDGLPLSRAILLVSGRASFELAQKAVMAGIPVLAAVSAPSSLAVDLAAETGLTLVGFLRGSSMNVYAGEDRVALTAAAGQG; this is translated from the coding sequence ATGGGACGAGTCACGGAGCGGCGCAAGGTCCTGCGGGTCCGGGACGGGGCGGTCTCCACCCGGCCGGACACGCTCGTCGCCGAGGAACCGCTGGAGATTAGGCTCGGCGGCCGGCCGCTGGCGATCACCATGCGGACGCCGGGCGACGACTTCGCGCTGGCCGCGGGCTTCCTGGTGAGCGAGGGTGTGCTGGCTTCGGCATCCGATCTGCAGAACATCGTCTACTGCGCGGGGGCGACCGCGGACGGCGCCAACACCTACAACGTGGTGGACGTGCGGACCGCGCCGGACGTCCCGCTGCCCGACTTCACGCTGGAGCGGAACGTGTACACGTCCTCCTCGTGCGGGCTGTGCGGCAAGGCCAGCCTGGACGCCGTACGGACGACCGCGCGCTGGCCGATCGCGGACACTCCCCCGCTGCGGGTCACCCCGGAACTGCTGTCGAGCCTCCCGGACCGGCTGCGCGCGGCGCAGCGGGTGTTCGACCGGACCGGCGGTCTGCACGCGGCCGCGCTGTTCACGGAGGACGGCGAGCTGCTGGACATACGGGAGGACGTGGGCCGGCACAACGCGGTCGACAAGCTGGTGGGCCGGGCCCTGCAGAACGACGGTCTGCCCCTGTCGCGGGCGATCCTGCTGGTGTCGGGCCGGGCCTCGTTCGAGCTGGCGCAGAAGGCCGTGATGGCGGGGATCCCGGTACTGGCGGCGGTGTCGGCGCCCTCGTCGCTGGCGGTGGACCTGGCCGCCGAGACCGGGCTGACCCTGGTGGGCTTCCTGCGGGGCAGCTCCATGAACGTGTACGCGGGCGAGGACCGCGTCGCCCTGACGGCCGCGGCCGGGCAGGGCTGA
- a CDS encoding MarR family winged helix-turn-helix transcriptional regulator produces the protein MAEAPLPAIRALPSWLLGRAAARGRALVAEALAAEGMKMWHHVVLSAVRDLAPVAQADLGRGVGLDPKDLVGVLNDLQSAGLVVREPDPRDRRKNAVSLTGDGTRLLVRCERAAREANDELLAPLTPAERQHFTDLLTRISGTDG, from the coding sequence ATGGCCGAAGCCCCCCTCCCCGCGATCCGCGCCCTGCCCAGCTGGCTCCTCGGCCGGGCCGCCGCCCGCGGCCGCGCCCTGGTCGCCGAGGCCCTCGCCGCCGAGGGCATGAAGATGTGGCACCACGTGGTGCTCTCCGCCGTCCGGGACCTCGCGCCCGTCGCCCAGGCCGACCTCGGCCGCGGTGTCGGCCTGGACCCCAAGGACCTGGTCGGCGTCCTGAACGACCTGCAGTCCGCGGGCCTCGTCGTCCGCGAGCCCGACCCCCGGGACCGCCGCAAGAACGCCGTCTCCCTCACCGGCGACGGCACCCGCCTCCTCGTCCGCTGCGAACGGGCCGCCCGCGAGGCCAACGACGAACTGCTCGCCCCGCTGACCCCGGCCGAACGGCAGCACTTCACGGACCTGCTGACCCGGATCTCCGGTACGGACGGCTGA
- a CDS encoding zinc-binding dehydrogenase yields MRRVRYGSPRGPLFLEEVPAPRPGPGELLVRCEAVGVTLPVVRKVTEAAEPIALGGEIAGEVVAVGAGVTRFRAGDRVTGLCFGHGYADLAVLQESMASPIPGGAGCVDAVALVRSGLVALGALRAARPAPGESVLVTAAASGVGHLAVQLARIGGAGRVVGAVSDRSKAGFVRSLGADDCIQYGDDGWGEPVDCVLDAVGGDLLTPALAALAPHGRLVAYSSGGGTVRAYDLLVGAKSVIGFQMALIARGRPDTYEEWRRELWRLFAEGALKPAVHAEFPLEEAAKAHEVIESRANLGKVVLRP; encoded by the coding sequence ATGCGTCGCGTCCGGTACGGCTCCCCCCGCGGCCCCCTGTTCCTGGAGGAGGTCCCCGCTCCTCGGCCCGGCCCCGGCGAGCTGCTGGTCCGCTGCGAGGCGGTCGGCGTCACCCTGCCCGTGGTCCGCAAGGTCACCGAGGCCGCCGAGCCGATCGCGCTGGGCGGGGAGATCGCCGGCGAGGTGGTGGCCGTCGGTGCGGGTGTCACCCGTTTCCGGGCCGGGGACCGGGTGACCGGCCTGTGCTTCGGGCACGGGTACGCCGACCTGGCCGTGCTCCAGGAGTCCATGGCCTCCCCGATTCCCGGGGGCGCAGGGTGCGTCGACGCGGTCGCGCTGGTGCGCAGCGGGCTGGTCGCGCTCGGGGCGCTGCGGGCGGCGCGGCCGGCGCCCGGCGAGTCGGTGCTCGTGACGGCCGCGGCGAGCGGTGTCGGGCATCTGGCGGTGCAGCTCGCGCGGATCGGGGGCGCGGGCCGGGTGGTGGGGGCGGTGTCGGACCGGTCGAAGGCCGGCTTTGTCCGCTCCCTGGGCGCGGACGACTGTATTCAGTATGGGGACGACGGTTGGGGGGAGCCTGTCGACTGTGTCCTGGACGCGGTCGGCGGTGACCTGCTCACCCCGGCCCTCGCCGCACTCGCCCCGCACGGCCGCCTCGTCGCCTACAGCTCGGGCGGCGGCACCGTCCGGGCGTACGACCTGCTGGTGGGTGCCAAGTCGGTGATCGGCTTCCAGATGGCGCTCATCGCCCGCGGCCGCCCGGACACCTACGAGGAGTGGCGCCGGGAGCTGTGGCGGCTGTTCGCCGAGGGCGCCCTGAAGCCCGCCGTGCACGCGGAGTTCCCGCTGGAGGAGGCGGCGAAGGCACACGAGGTGATCGAGTCACGGGCCAACCTCGGCAAGGTCGTCCTGCGCCCCTGA
- a CDS encoding bile acid:sodium symporter family protein codes for MRSLRLPSWIPIDPYILLLLGTVGLAALFPAEGTGADVASGASTAAIALLFFLYGVRLSTREALDGLRHWRLHITVLACTFVLFPVLGLAARGLVPVLLTQPLYQGLLFLTLVPSTIQSSIAFTSIARGNVPAAICAGSFSSLAGIVLTPLLAAGLIGGGAGGFSADSLVKIVLQLLVPFVAGQLLRHWLGDFVARHKKVLGLVDRGSILLVVYTAFSEGMAQGIWHQVSAVRLGALLAVEAVLLAVMLSLTWYGARALGFGREDRIAIQFAGSKKSLASGLPMASVLFGAHASLAVLPLMLFHQMQLMVCAVIAKRRARDPEEPARERAGAVGGGRSRQRVLR; via the coding sequence GTGAGAAGCCTGCGCCTGCCGAGCTGGATCCCGATCGACCCGTACATCCTGCTGCTGCTCGGGACGGTGGGTCTCGCCGCGCTGTTCCCCGCCGAGGGCACCGGCGCCGACGTGGCCTCGGGGGCGTCCACCGCCGCCATCGCGCTGCTCTTCTTCCTCTACGGCGTACGGCTCTCCACCCGCGAGGCGCTGGACGGCCTGCGTCACTGGCGGCTCCACATCACCGTCCTGGCCTGCACCTTCGTGCTCTTCCCCGTGCTGGGGCTGGCCGCCCGCGGACTGGTGCCGGTGCTGCTGACCCAGCCGCTGTACCAGGGACTGCTCTTCCTGACCCTGGTGCCCTCGACGATCCAGTCGTCGATCGCGTTCACCTCCATCGCGCGCGGCAACGTGCCCGCCGCGATCTGCGCCGGTTCCTTCTCCTCCCTCGCCGGCATCGTGCTCACCCCGCTGCTGGCGGCCGGCCTGATCGGCGGCGGCGCGGGCGGGTTCTCCGCCGACTCGCTGGTGAAGATCGTGCTCCAGCTGCTGGTGCCGTTCGTCGCCGGCCAGCTGCTGCGCCACTGGCTCGGGGACTTCGTCGCCCGGCACAAGAAGGTCCTCGGGCTGGTCGACCGCGGCTCGATCCTGCTGGTCGTGTACACCGCGTTCAGCGAGGGCATGGCCCAGGGCATCTGGCACCAGGTCAGCGCGGTCCGGCTCGGCGCGCTGCTCGCCGTCGAGGCGGTCCTGCTCGCCGTGATGCTCTCCCTGACCTGGTACGGCGCCAGGGCACTCGGCTTCGGCCGCGAGGACCGCATCGCCATCCAGTTCGCCGGGTCGAAGAAGTCCCTCGCCTCGGGGCTGCCCATGGCGAGCGTCCTGTTCGGCGCCCACGCCTCGCTGGCGGTCCTGCCGCTGATGCTGTTCCACCAGATGCAGCTGATGGTGTGCGCGGTCATCGCCAAGCGCCGGGCCCGCGACCCGGAGGAGCCCGCCCGGGAGCGGGCCGGTGCGGTGGGCGGCGGACGGTCGCGGCAGCGCGTCCTGCGCTGA
- a CDS encoding LysR substrate-binding domain-containing protein, whose protein sequence is MYDPSHLRTFLAVAQTLSFTQAAQRLGLRQSTVSQHVRRLEEAAGRPLFSRDTHSVELTDDGEAMLGFARRILEVHEQATAFFTGTRVRGRLRFGASEDFVLTRLPEILEGFRHDHPEVDLELTVELSGTLHEQLAGGKLDLVLAKRRPQDPRGELVWRDDLVWIGAQRLRLDPDRPVPLIVYPPPGITRARALETLDGQGRAWRIACTSGSLNGLVAAARAGLGVMAHSRRLIPPGLVRLPERAGLPDLGKVDFVLVHGPRRGTAQEAANALAAAILAGGDRLHRGGTGPH, encoded by the coding sequence GTGTACGACCCCTCGCACCTGCGCACGTTCCTCGCCGTGGCCCAGACCCTCAGCTTCACGCAGGCCGCCCAGCGGCTGGGCCTGCGCCAGTCCACGGTCAGCCAGCACGTGCGCCGCCTGGAGGAAGCCGCCGGACGTCCGCTGTTCAGCCGGGACACGCACTCCGTGGAGCTGACCGACGACGGCGAGGCCATGCTGGGCTTCGCCCGCCGCATCCTGGAGGTGCACGAGCAGGCGACGGCGTTCTTCACCGGCACCCGGGTGCGGGGCCGGCTGCGGTTCGGCGCCTCGGAGGACTTCGTCCTCACCCGGCTGCCGGAGATCCTGGAGGGCTTCCGGCACGACCATCCCGAGGTCGACCTGGAGCTGACCGTGGAGCTGTCCGGCACCCTGCACGAGCAGCTGGCCGGCGGGAAGCTCGACCTGGTGCTGGCCAAGCGGCGCCCGCAGGACCCGCGCGGCGAGCTGGTCTGGCGGGACGACCTGGTGTGGATCGGCGCGCAGCGCCTGCGCCTGGACCCCGACCGCCCGGTCCCGCTGATCGTGTATCCACCGCCGGGGATCACCCGCGCCCGCGCCCTGGAGACCCTGGACGGGCAGGGGCGGGCCTGGCGGATCGCGTGCACCAGCGGCAGCCTCAACGGCCTCGTCGCCGCCGCTCGTGCGGGCCTCGGCGTGATGGCCCACTCCCGGCGGCTGATCCCGCCGGGTCTGGTCCGGCTGCCGGAGCGGGCGGGGCTGCCCGACCTGGGCAAGGTCGACTTCGTCCTCGTCCACGGCCCGCGCCGGGGCACCGCCCAGGAGGCGGCGAACGCCCTGGCCGCGGCGATCCTGGCAGGCGGCGACCGACTGCACCGGGGCGGAACCGGCCCGCACTGA
- a CDS encoding AMP-dependent synthetase/ligase: MREFTNPPSASAPPVGGLADTVFERAQNDPLHIALGRKEAGQWRDVTAAEFRDEVLALAKGLLARGVRFGDRVAIMSRTRYEWTLFDFALWTIGAQVVPIYPTSSAEQCFWMLYDAEVSAAVVEHEDHAMTIATVIGRLPQLRQLWQLDSDCVQELYDAGAHVDDEVVHRHRQAVTADSTATIIYTSGTTGRPKGCVLSHGNFMYEADTMVRRWEPVFHSKRESEASTLLFLPLAHVFGRMVEVAAIRGGVRFGHQPQLHAAALLPDLAAFRPTFILAVPYIFEKVFNAARRKAEKEGKAGPFEKAVEVAVKYADAVEAKAWGTGPGPSAALRMQHQLFDKLVYTKVRAAMGGLIRNAMSGGSAMDRRLGLFFAGAGVQIYEGYGLTESTAAATANPPERTRYGTVGQAIPGVTVHIADDGEIWLHGDNVFQGYLNNQKATDATLHDGWLATGDLGSLDEDGYLTITGRKKEILVTSGGKSVSPGVLEERVRDHPLVNQCIVVGNDRPYIAALVTLDQEAVEHWLQMRGKPRMTPAQLVRDADLETEVRRAVVAANTLVSQAESIRTFRILAQPFTEEHGLLTPSLKLKRKAIEKAYEGEVEALYRA, encoded by the coding sequence TTGCGCGAGTTCACCAACCCTCCGTCGGCGTCTGCGCCGCCCGTGGGCGGTCTGGCCGACACCGTCTTCGAGCGTGCCCAGAACGACCCGCTGCACATCGCCCTGGGCCGCAAGGAGGCCGGGCAGTGGCGTGACGTGACCGCCGCGGAGTTCCGGGACGAGGTCCTCGCGCTCGCCAAGGGGCTCCTCGCGCGCGGTGTCCGCTTCGGCGACCGGGTCGCGATCATGTCCCGCACCCGCTACGAGTGGACCCTGTTCGACTTCGCGCTGTGGACGATCGGCGCCCAGGTGGTACCGATCTACCCGACCTCCTCGGCCGAGCAGTGCTTCTGGATGCTGTACGACGCCGAGGTGTCCGCGGCGGTCGTGGAGCACGAGGACCACGCGATGACCATCGCCACCGTCATCGGCCGGCTGCCGCAGCTGCGCCAGCTGTGGCAGCTGGACTCGGACTGCGTGCAGGAGCTGTACGACGCCGGCGCGCACGTGGACGACGAGGTGGTGCACCGGCACCGGCAGGCGGTCACGGCGGACTCGACGGCCACGATCATCTACACCTCGGGCACGACCGGCCGCCCCAAGGGCTGCGTCCTCTCCCACGGCAACTTCATGTACGAGGCGGACACGATGGTCCGGCGCTGGGAGCCGGTGTTCCATTCCAAGCGCGAGTCCGAGGCCTCCACGCTGCTGTTCCTGCCGCTGGCGCACGTCTTCGGGCGGATGGTCGAGGTCGCCGCGATCCGCGGCGGGGTCCGTTTCGGGCACCAGCCGCAGCTGCACGCGGCGGCGCTGCTGCCGGACCTGGCCGCGTTCCGGCCGACGTTCATCCTGGCCGTGCCGTACATCTTCGAGAAGGTGTTCAACGCGGCCCGGCGGAAGGCGGAGAAGGAAGGGAAGGCGGGGCCGTTCGAGAAGGCGGTCGAGGTCGCGGTGAAGTACGCGGACGCCGTGGAGGCCAAGGCCTGGGGCACCGGGCCGGGCCCGTCGGCGGCGCTGCGCATGCAGCACCAGCTGTTCGACAAGCTGGTGTACACCAAGGTGCGCGCGGCGATGGGCGGCCTGATCCGCAACGCGATGTCCGGCGGCTCGGCCATGGACCGCCGGCTGGGGCTGTTCTTCGCGGGCGCGGGCGTGCAGATCTACGAGGGCTACGGCCTGACCGAGTCGACGGCGGCGGCCACCGCGAACCCGCCCGAGCGCACCCGGTACGGCACGGTCGGCCAGGCCATTCCCGGCGTCACGGTGCACATCGCGGACGACGGGGAGATCTGGCTGCACGGCGACAACGTCTTCCAGGGCTACCTGAACAACCAGAAGGCCACCGACGCGACCCTGCACGACGGCTGGCTCGCCACCGGCGACCTGGGCTCCCTCGACGAGGACGGCTATCTCACGATCACGGGCCGCAAGAAGGAGATCCTGGTCACGTCGGGTGGCAAGAGCGTCTCCCCGGGCGTCCTGGAGGAGCGGGTCCGCGACCATCCGCTGGTCAACCAGTGCATCGTGGTCGGCAACGACCGCCCGTACATCGCCGCCCTGGTCACCCTGGACCAGGAGGCCGTGGAGCACTGGCTGCAGATGCGCGGCAAGCCGCGGATGACCCCGGCGCAGCTGGTCAGGGACGCCGATCTGGAGACGGAGGTGCGGCGCGCGGTCGTCGCCGCGAACACGCTCGTCTCCCAGGCCGAGTCGATCCGCACCTTCCGCATCCTGGCCCAGCCGTTCACCGAGGAGCACGGTCTGCTCACGCCGTCGCTGAAGCTGAAGCGCAAGGCGATCGAGAAGGCGTACGAGGGCGAGGTGGAGGCGCTGTACCGCGCCTGA
- a CDS encoding aldo/keto reductase has translation MSSKVPPIILNNGVEMPQLGFGVWQVPDKEAERAVATALDAGYRSIDTAAIYRNEKGTGKAVASSGLRREDVFVTTKVWNNEQGYDATLRAFDASLKKLRLDYVDLYLIHWPVPAQDTYVDTYRALEKLHADGRARAIGVSNFLTPHLRRLLDETSVVPAVNQIELHPHLQQHQSRAFHAEHGIATEAWSPLGQGKGLLEVPAVVAIARKHERTPAQVVLRWHLQLGNVVIPKSVTPSRIRENIDVFDFLLDDEDLAAISALDEDRRLGPDPAAFGAN, from the coding sequence GTGAGCAGCAAGGTCCCCCCGATCATCCTCAACAACGGCGTCGAGATGCCCCAGCTGGGCTTCGGCGTGTGGCAGGTGCCGGACAAGGAGGCCGAGCGGGCCGTCGCCACGGCGCTCGACGCCGGGTACCGCAGCATCGACACCGCGGCGATCTACCGCAACGAGAAGGGCACCGGCAAGGCCGTCGCCTCCTCGGGCCTGCGCCGTGAGGACGTCTTCGTCACCACGAAGGTCTGGAACAACGAGCAGGGCTACGACGCCACGCTGCGCGCCTTCGACGCGTCGCTGAAGAAGCTGCGCCTGGACTACGTCGACCTGTACCTGATCCACTGGCCGGTGCCGGCCCAGGACACGTACGTCGACACCTACCGGGCGCTGGAGAAGCTGCACGCCGACGGCCGGGCCCGGGCGATCGGCGTGTCCAACTTCCTCACCCCGCATCTGCGCCGGCTGCTCGACGAGACGTCCGTCGTCCCGGCGGTCAACCAGATCGAGCTGCACCCGCACCTGCAGCAGCATCAGTCGCGCGCGTTCCACGCCGAGCACGGCATCGCCACCGAGGCCTGGTCCCCGCTCGGCCAGGGCAAGGGCCTGCTGGAGGTGCCGGCGGTGGTGGCCATCGCCCGCAAGCACGAGCGCACCCCGGCGCAGGTCGTGCTGCGCTGGCACCTGCAGCTCGGCAACGTGGTGATCCCCAAGTCCGTGACGCCGTCCCGGATCCGGGAGAACATCGACGTCTTCGACTTCCTGCTGGACGACGAGGACCTCGCGGCGATCAGCGCGCTCGACGAGGACCGGCGCCTGGGCCCCGACCCGGCCGCGTTCGGGGCGAACTAG
- a CDS encoding glycoside hydrolase family 75 protein, producing MRLRTLTLAAASGAALLAAGVLPANASSGAAPASAKEGSVSASDLLAKVRSCSRISHGKYRTDEETSATVPVCGKNGAVFWKADMDIDCDGRRTANCNEDRDPWYQDDTRFHQSDGRPLSAESLPYVVVPSSSGIWDYAGSGIKGGGVVAVIYQGRVEYAVVGDTGPEKIIGEASYAAARALGIDPDPATGGADSGVTYILFENSRVSPIESHSAAVSLGDQLARKFLRDN from the coding sequence GTGCGCCTTCGAACACTGACCCTCGCCGCGGCCTCCGGGGCCGCGCTGCTCGCCGCCGGGGTGCTCCCGGCGAACGCCTCCTCCGGCGCCGCGCCCGCCTCCGCGAAGGAGGGTTCCGTCAGCGCCTCCGACCTGCTCGCCAAGGTGCGGTCGTGCTCGCGGATATCGCACGGCAAGTACCGGACCGACGAGGAGACGTCGGCCACGGTCCCGGTGTGCGGCAAGAACGGCGCGGTCTTCTGGAAGGCCGACATGGACATCGACTGCGACGGCCGCCGCACCGCCAACTGCAACGAGGACCGCGACCCCTGGTACCAGGACGACACCCGCTTCCACCAGTCCGACGGCCGGCCGCTGTCGGCGGAGTCGCTGCCGTACGTGGTGGTGCCCAGCTCCAGCGGCATCTGGGACTACGCCGGCTCCGGCATCAAGGGCGGCGGGGTCGTCGCGGTGATCTACCAGGGCAGGGTCGAGTACGCCGTCGTCGGCGACACCGGGCCCGAGAAGATCATCGGCGAGGCCTCGTACGCCGCCGCCCGGGCCCTCGGCATCGACCCCGACCCGGCCACCGGCGGCGCCGACTCCGGCGTGACCTACATCCTGTTCGAGAACTCCCGGGTCTCCCCCATCGAGAGCCACAGCGCGGCCGTGTCCCTCGGCGACCAGCTGGCCAGGAAGTTCCTGCGGGACAACTGA
- a CDS encoding class I SAM-dependent methyltransferase yields the protein MAHEHPHREHSHQQGHGHGQGHGHGHGGADTDIDWNEMGPLLETQAELFAPVYERAMAWLAQEVTEPGLIVDAGSGPGVVSCLFADAFPGARVVAVDGTEPLLDRARARAARQGVADRFETLAGELPDVLGELDYPADLLWASRSLHHLGDQRAALAAFAARLAPGGTLALLEGGLPTRFLPRDIGIGRPGLQARVDALEEEWFARMRADLPGSVTVTEDWPALLTSAGLKHTRTRTFLLDLPAPATDRARAYVAASLSRVRDGLADDLDAQDRATLDRLLDPADPAGVHRRPDVFVLGAYTVHTAVRPV from the coding sequence ATGGCGCACGAGCACCCCCACCGCGAGCACTCCCACCAGCAGGGACACGGGCACGGACAGGGACACGGACACGGGCACGGCGGTGCGGACACCGACATCGACTGGAACGAGATGGGTCCCCTGCTGGAGACGCAGGCGGAGCTGTTCGCCCCCGTGTACGAGCGGGCCATGGCCTGGCTCGCGCAGGAGGTCACCGAGCCCGGGCTGATCGTCGACGCGGGCAGCGGGCCCGGAGTCGTCTCCTGCCTGTTCGCCGACGCCTTCCCCGGCGCCCGCGTCGTGGCCGTCGACGGCACGGAGCCGCTGCTGGACCGCGCCCGCGCCCGTGCCGCCCGGCAGGGCGTGGCCGACCGCTTCGAGACCCTCGCCGGTGAACTGCCCGACGTGCTCGGTGAACTGGACTACCCGGCCGACCTGTTGTGGGCCAGCCGCAGCCTGCACCACCTCGGCGACCAGCGGGCCGCGCTCGCCGCCTTCGCCGCCCGCCTGGCCCCCGGCGGCACCCTGGCCCTCCTGGAGGGCGGCCTGCCGACCCGCTTCCTGCCCCGAGACATCGGCATCGGCCGGCCCGGGCTCCAGGCCCGCGTGGACGCGCTGGAGGAGGAGTGGTTCGCCCGGATGCGCGCCGACCTGCCCGGCTCCGTCACGGTGACCGAGGACTGGCCGGCCCTGCTCACCTCCGCCGGGCTGAAGCACACCCGCACCCGCACGTTCCTGCTCGACCTCCCGGCACCGGCGACCGACCGCGCCCGCGCCTACGTCGCCGCGTCCCTGTCCCGCGTCCGCGACGGCCTCGCGGACGACCTGGACGCACAGGACCGCGCCACCCTGGACCGGCTGCTGGATCCCGCGGACCCGGCGGGTGTGCACCGGCGCCCGGACGTCTTCGTGCTCGGCGCGTACACGGTCCACACGGCGGTCCGGCCGGTGTGA
- a CDS encoding class I SAM-dependent methyltransferase, which yields MLDYDKEADAYDASRGGEPRAEVAAEAVLGLIPDRPGRLLDVACGTGIVTRRLAAARPGLRVTGSDLAPGMAHRAAARLPGTVLLADSRRLPFAGAAFDAVTSIWLLHLLDDAAGVGAVVAECARVLRPGGVYVTTVDKAAAHDVGSDIDEVLAPRPHRAARDAADSVTAHAAACGLVPCGEAAFPGVGQGRSPRETIADLRRGWFTVLPPGDPRTEEFAVRLSRLPDQDRPRPDPVFTVRAYRRTEAGGA from the coding sequence GTGCTGGACTACGACAAGGAAGCCGACGCCTACGACGCCTCCCGCGGCGGCGAACCCCGCGCCGAGGTGGCCGCCGAGGCCGTCCTCGGCCTGATACCCGACCGGCCCGGCCGGCTCCTCGACGTCGCCTGCGGCACCGGCATCGTCACCCGCCGCCTGGCCGCCGCCCGGCCGGGACTGCGGGTGACCGGATCCGACCTCGCCCCCGGCATGGCGCACCGGGCCGCCGCCCGCCTGCCCGGCACGGTCCTGCTGGCCGACAGCCGCCGCCTGCCCTTCGCCGGCGCCGCCTTCGACGCCGTCACCAGCATCTGGCTGCTGCACCTGCTTGACGACGCCGCCGGTGTCGGGGCCGTCGTCGCCGAGTGCGCCCGCGTGCTGCGGCCCGGCGGGGTCTACGTCACCACGGTCGACAAAGCCGCCGCGCACGACGTGGGCAGCGACATCGACGAGGTGCTCGCCCCGCGCCCGCACCGCGCCGCCCGGGACGCCGCCGACAGCGTCACCGCGCACGCCGCCGCCTGCGGTCTGGTTCCGTGCGGCGAGGCCGCCTTCCCGGGCGTCGGACAGGGCCGCTCGCCCCGCGAGACCATCGCCGACCTCCGGCGCGGCTGGTTCACCGTGCTGCCGCCGGGCGACCCGCGCACCGAGGAGTTCGCCGTACGGCTGTCCCGGCTGCCGGACCAGGACCGCCCCCGCCCCGACCCGGTGTTCACGGTCCGCGCCTACCGCAGGACGGAGGCCGGCGGCGCGTGA
- a CDS encoding 4a-hydroxytetrahydrobiopterin dehydratase has product MAVEPLSQKEIEDRLAELPGWSVDGDRLTRSYRLGSHFAAAALVMHIAGLQDELDHHSDLTLGYNTVSLSVNTHSAGDVVTEKDFSLARRVEDVAPGHGAH; this is encoded by the coding sequence ATGGCCGTCGAACCGCTGTCGCAGAAGGAGATCGAGGACCGGCTCGCCGAACTGCCCGGCTGGTCGGTGGACGGGGACCGCCTCACCCGCTCCTACCGGCTCGGCTCGCACTTCGCGGCGGCGGCCCTGGTCATGCACATCGCCGGCCTCCAGGACGAGCTGGACCACCACTCCGACCTCACCCTCGGCTACAACACCGTCTCCCTCAGCGTGAACACGCACAGCGCGGGCGACGTCGTCACCGAGAAGGACTTCTCCCTCGCCCGCAGGGTGGAGGACGTCGCCCCGGGCCACGGGGCACACTGA